In the Haloferula helveola genome, one interval contains:
- a CDS encoding nucleotidyl transferase AbiEii/AbiGii toxin family protein, whose translation MKLHPDVREFVALCLSRKVEFLIVGGYALAFHGAPRFTEDIDLMVLVSPENADRLESVLQDFGFGDIGITRSDFLDGDQVIQLGRAPNRIDLLTGISGVSWNEAWRSRVGMDLDGLGVFVIGKKELEKNKQATGRPQDLADLARLRRDKS comes from the coding sequence ATGAAGCTTCACCCAGACGTTCGCGAATTTGTCGCGTTGTGCCTCTCAAGGAAAGTTGAGTTTCTGATCGTTGGTGGCTACGCGTTGGCGTTCCACGGCGCTCCGCGTTTTACGGAAGACATCGATCTAATGGTGCTGGTCTCGCCCGAGAACGCGGATCGGTTGGAATCCGTCCTCCAGGATTTTGGCTTCGGCGACATCGGTATCACCCGCTCGGACTTTCTCGATGGCGATCAAGTGATCCAACTGGGTCGTGCGCCGAACCGTATCGATCTTCTGACCGGCATCAGTGGCGTCAGCTGGAACGAAGCCTGGAGGTCACGGGTCGGCATGGACCTGGACGGGCTTGGCGTCTTCGTGATCGGGAAAAAGGAACTGGAGAAGAATAAGCAAGCGACCGGGCGACCTCAGGATCTTGCCGATCTGGCCAGGCTGCGACGAGACAAGTCTTGA
- the prfB gene encoding peptide chain release factor 2 (programmed frameshift): MAETHTADLSTLDTDALRKRLGQLGGYLDVPKLEREISTLEESMGAPDFWDDPNKARTVSERAASMKKKLETFRGLESGLDDVLAAIELAKEFDDDDSAAEAVAQAGQLDKDISSFELVTLLDKPNDGASCYLIIQAGAGGTEACDWAQMLQRMYVRWAEKKGYSCETIDWEDGDEAGLRSATIKINGENAYGFLKNERGVHRLVRISPFDSAGKRHTSFASVDATPEVDDEIKIEIADKDIEISYMRSGGKGGQNVNKVETGVLLRHLPSGILIKSTASRTQGANKELAFQILKAKLMQIEEDKRAAAAEQAYGEKGEIAWGNQIRSYVFQPYQKVLDLRTGEETGNIQNVMDGDIDAFIEAKLRGKVRVKGAKDED; the protein is encoded by the exons ATGGCCGAAACACATACTGCCGACCTCTCGACCCTGGACACCGACGCGCTGAGGAAGCGTCTGGGCCAGCTCGGGGGGTATCTT GACGTCCCGAAGCTGGAACGCGAAATCTCGACTCTCGAGGAGTCGATGGGAGCGCCCGATTTCTGGGACGACCCGAACAAGGCCCGCACCGTCAGCGAGCGGGCGGCCTCGATGAAGAAGAAGCTGGAGACTTTCCGCGGACTCGAATCCGGACTCGACGACGTGCTTGCCGCGATCGAGCTGGCGAAGGAGTTCGACGACGACGACTCGGCCGCCGAGGCGGTCGCGCAGGCGGGGCAACTCGACAAGGACATCTCGTCCTTCGAGCTGGTCACCCTGCTCGACAAGCCGAACGACGGTGCGAGCTGCTACCTGATCATCCAGGCCGGTGCCGGCGGCACCGAGGCCTGCGACTGGGCCCAGATGCTGCAGCGGATGTATGTCCGCTGGGCGGAGAAGAAGGGGTATTCCTGCGAAACGATCGACTGGGAAGACGGCGACGAGGCCGGCCTGCGTTCGGCGACCATCAAGATCAACGGCGAGAACGCCTACGGTTTCCTCAAGAACGAGCGCGGCGTCCACCGTCTGGTGCGGATCTCGCCGTTTGACTCGGCGGGGAAACGCCACACCTCGTTCGCTTCGGTCGACGCGACCCCGGAGGTCGACGACGAGATCAAGATCGAGATCGCCGACAAGGACATCGAGATTTCCTACATGCGTTCCGGCGGCAAGGGCGGCCAGAACGTCAACAAGGTCGAGACCGGCGTGTTGCTGCGCCACTTGCCGAGCGGCATTCTGATCAAATCGACCGCCTCGCGGACGCAGGGCGCCAACAAGGAGCTCGCGTTCCAGATCCTCAAGGCGAAGCTGATGCAGATCGAGGAGGACAAGCGCGCCGCCGCCGCCGAGCAGGCGTACGGCGAAAAGGGTGAGATCGCCTGGGGCAACCAGATCCGCTCGTACGTTTTCCAGCCCTATCAGAAGGTGCTCGACCTGCGCACCGGCGAGGAGACCGGCAACATCCAGAACGTCATGGACGGCGACATCGACGCCTTCATCGAAGCCAAGCTCCGCGGCAAGGTCCGGGTGAAGGGCGCTAAGGACGAGGACTGA
- a CDS encoding DUF1588 domain-containing protein, with product MTSLSATTCLTGSLLCLTGTGLLAQSADPAALTMSQEIEYLLEDYCWKCHDSGTTKGDVRLDNLTEMPLGDRLELFNRMHEQTYLEHMPPEDEDDQPSAEERKKLIAWIAQDLKIHDAEKLSAKLKMPAYGNYVSHEKLFSGEHADLKPSTPDRRWLISEYIFNAKFQRILEVQTKVSRGKQRIDVVGSKKIRDVSLANPFLLPETVGVRYYANEDLTGGHLSAMLTNAQKVSEFITDVHVPKRGGRYLPAITEIMALEESHMATLASRREFLDHFVARICEEVHGDRHEALLPEFVPVKLKPLPTLKDGEKYKKAPMNVSTNMLKKLEADRLVYHTLSDPEFAHLSDDEFREFCERIWFYRGDHERTIQSRMALLREYVPEFREIAEKSGQKIKRVVYEPLEESEMEAIRAAILKHRVKGDHYSTLIEKCMTEWEQSFEQERIDAGPPTDSLLAELASQLSTLILEREPTGEETADYVALTKSYIEKLGRRKAVQKLIQTFFLSSEFAYRNEFGAGKPDEFGRRMLSPRDASYAIAYALTDQSPDEELVAAAREGRLSTREDYEREIRRMLARRDVHTLIDPVLEDKNWNENTTDLPIRELRFFREFFGYPKALKIFKDEKRFGGDRLDQSTNRLVSEADRLVEYILKQDRDVFGELVGTEKFYVYHDGDNERMREASEKIKRIYAYFKDTGWEDFGYPELEKHKEFLREEPMRSINPDNLKSGNRQGDGLKLFKKSLTSITARLDKGQKHAPPFDLYRGYGSDFMPGENVAKLWGYRKDDWDWSPDQPMKVANRKGMLTHPAWLVAHAFNTETDPVHRGKFVREKLLAGTIPDVPITVDAQIPEDHNATLRARLVSATENKNCWHCHERMNPLGYTFEMYDDFGRYRTEEFLEYPEHLVEKRPDKPKDRDHLLDLRDLYKTLPVDSTGHLDGTGDESLDGDLKGAVDLADRLSKSRRVRQSFIRHAFRYFMGRNETLSDSKTLIDAEKAYDQSGGSFDEVVVSLLTSDSFIYRKAKDHETDDQ from the coding sequence ATGACTTCGCTCTCCGCCACCACCTGCCTCACCGGCTCGCTGCTCTGCCTCACCGGCACGGGCCTTCTCGCCCAATCGGCGGATCCGGCAGCCCTGACGATGTCCCAGGAGATCGAGTACCTGCTCGAGGACTACTGCTGGAAGTGCCACGACAGCGGCACCACCAAGGGTGACGTCCGGCTCGACAACCTGACCGAAATGCCTCTCGGCGACCGCCTCGAGTTGTTCAACCGGATGCACGAGCAGACGTACCTCGAGCACATGCCTCCGGAGGACGAGGACGACCAGCCGTCGGCCGAAGAGCGCAAGAAGCTGATCGCGTGGATCGCGCAGGACCTGAAGATCCACGACGCCGAGAAGCTCAGCGCCAAGCTGAAGATGCCGGCCTACGGCAACTACGTCTCCCACGAAAAGTTGTTCTCCGGCGAGCATGCCGACCTCAAGCCCTCCACTCCGGACCGGCGCTGGCTGATCAGCGAGTACATCTTCAATGCCAAGTTCCAGCGGATCCTCGAGGTCCAAACCAAGGTGTCGCGCGGAAAGCAGCGGATCGACGTGGTCGGCAGCAAGAAGATCCGCGACGTCTCGCTGGCGAATCCGTTCCTGTTGCCCGAAACGGTCGGCGTCCGCTACTACGCCAACGAGGACCTGACCGGCGGTCATCTTTCGGCGATGCTGACCAACGCGCAGAAGGTCTCGGAGTTCATCACCGACGTCCACGTTCCCAAACGCGGCGGCCGCTACCTTCCGGCGATCACCGAGATCATGGCTCTCGAGGAATCCCACATGGCCACGCTCGCCTCACGCCGCGAGTTCCTCGACCACTTCGTCGCCCGGATCTGCGAAGAGGTCCATGGCGACCGGCATGAGGCCCTCCTGCCGGAGTTCGTGCCGGTGAAGCTGAAGCCGCTGCCGACGCTGAAGGACGGGGAGAAGTACAAGAAGGCGCCGATGAACGTCTCGACCAACATGCTCAAGAAGCTGGAGGCCGACCGTCTCGTCTATCACACCTTGTCGGACCCGGAATTCGCGCATCTCAGCGATGACGAATTCCGCGAGTTCTGCGAACGGATCTGGTTCTACCGCGGCGACCACGAGCGCACGATCCAGAGCCGGATGGCCCTGCTCCGGGAATATGTCCCCGAGTTCCGGGAAATCGCCGAAAAGTCGGGACAGAAGATCAAGCGGGTCGTCTACGAACCCCTCGAGGAATCCGAGATGGAAGCCATCCGCGCGGCGATCCTGAAACACCGCGTGAAGGGCGACCACTACTCGACCCTGATCGAGAAGTGCATGACCGAGTGGGAGCAGTCTTTCGAGCAGGAGCGTATCGACGCCGGACCGCCGACCGACAGCCTGCTCGCCGAACTGGCTTCGCAGCTCTCCACCCTGATCCTCGAGCGGGAGCCGACCGGGGAAGAAACCGCCGACTACGTCGCACTTACCAAGTCCTACATCGAGAAGCTCGGCCGCCGGAAGGCGGTGCAGAAGCTGATCCAGACCTTCTTCCTCTCCAGCGAGTTCGCTTACCGAAACGAGTTCGGAGCCGGCAAGCCGGACGAGTTCGGCCGTCGCATGCTGTCGCCACGCGACGCCAGCTACGCCATCGCCTACGCGCTGACCGACCAGAGTCCGGATGAGGAGCTGGTGGCTGCCGCCCGCGAGGGAAGGCTCAGCACCCGCGAGGACTACGAACGCGAGATCCGCCGCATGCTGGCCCGGCGCGATGTCCACACGCTCATCGACCCCGTCCTTGAGGACAAGAACTGGAACGAGAACACGACGGACCTTCCCATCCGCGAACTGCGCTTCTTCCGCGAGTTCTTCGGCTACCCGAAGGCGCTGAAGATCTTCAAGGACGAGAAGCGCTTCGGCGGCGACCGCTTGGACCAGTCCACCAACCGTCTGGTCAGCGAGGCGGACCGACTCGTCGAGTACATCCTCAAGCAGGACCGGGACGTCTTCGGGGAACTCGTCGGCACCGAGAAGTTCTACGTCTATCACGACGGCGACAACGAGCGGATGCGTGAGGCTTCCGAGAAGATCAAGCGCATCTACGCCTACTTCAAGGACACCGGCTGGGAAGACTTCGGCTATCCGGAACTCGAGAAGCACAAGGAGTTCCTGCGGGAGGAGCCGATGCGCAGCATCAACCCGGACAATCTGAAGTCCGGCAACCGCCAGGGCGACGGTCTCAAGCTTTTCAAGAAGTCGCTGACCTCCATCACCGCCCGCCTCGACAAGGGCCAGAAACACGCTCCGCCCTTCGACCTCTACCGCGGCTACGGGTCGGACTTCATGCCCGGCGAGAACGTCGCCAAACTGTGGGGCTACCGGAAGGACGACTGGGACTGGTCGCCGGACCAGCCGATGAAGGTCGCCAACCGCAAGGGCATGCTGACCCACCCGGCATGGCTCGTCGCCCATGCCTTCAACACCGAGACCGACCCGGTCCACCGCGGCAAGTTCGTCCGCGAGAAGTTGCTCGCCGGCACCATTCCGGACGTCCCGATCACGGTCGACGCCCAGATTCCGGAAGACCACAACGCGACGCTTCGCGCACGGCTGGTCAGCGCCACCGAGAACAAGAACTGCTGGCACTGCCACGAGCGGATGAACCCGCTCGGCTACACCTTCGAGATGTACGACGACTTCGGCCGTTACCGCACCGAGGAGTTCCTCGAGTACCCGGAACACCTCGTCGAGAAGCGGCCGGACAAGCCCAAGGACCGCGACCACCTGTTGGACCTGCGCGACCTCTACAAGACGCTCCCGGTTGATTCGACCGGCCATCTCGACGGCACCGGGGACGAGTCTCTCGACGGCGATCTGAAGGGCGCGGTCGATCTGGCCGATCGCCTTTCGAAGTCGCGACGCGTCCGCCAGTCGTTCATCCGCCACGCCTTCCGATATTTCATGGGCCGCAATGAAACGCTCTCCGACTCCAAAACACTGATCGACGCCGAGAAGGCCTACGACCAGAGTGGCGGAAGCTTCGATGAAGTCGTCGTTTCACTGCTCACCTCCGATTCCTTCATCTACCGCAAAGCCAAAGACCACGAGACCGATGACCAATAG
- a CDS encoding permease, with amino-acid sequence MSDCCGSKSPEPEDKKPDCCSTEKEPEPSCCGGNAGHDDPASDDSCCGSKSRIDWLLWGSMVLVAAGIAGHFIGGGPGWWHTFSHGSWELMSKAWWGILIGIAAVGILGQVPKEVVAKLLGKGGTTGGIVRATLAGTLLDLCNHGILMVGMQLYRKGASLGQTIAFLVSSPWNSLSLTLILIGLIGLKWTLAFVALSMVIGIIAGWVADILVKRGALPENPHEIEVDGSYRLRDGLQEAWAGIRPGDGNLKRIVRDGLSESKMILRWIFFGIAMAGAIRAFVPDAIFSEYFGPTMIGLLLTLAATTVIEVCSEGSSPIAADLLNRAGAPGNAFTFLMAGAATDYTEIMALKETTKSWKATFALPLLTTPQVLAISWLLNHYGA; translated from the coding sequence ATGAGCGACTGCTGCGGATCCAAATCTCCGGAACCGGAGGACAAGAAGCCGGACTGCTGTTCCACCGAAAAGGAACCGGAACCATCGTGTTGCGGCGGCAACGCCGGTCACGATGACCCCGCTTCGGACGACTCGTGCTGTGGCAGCAAAAGCAGAATCGACTGGCTGCTGTGGGGTTCGATGGTCCTCGTCGCGGCGGGCATCGCCGGTCACTTCATCGGAGGTGGACCGGGATGGTGGCACACCTTTTCCCACGGCTCGTGGGAGCTGATGTCGAAGGCATGGTGGGGGATCCTGATCGGGATCGCCGCCGTCGGCATCCTCGGCCAGGTCCCAAAGGAGGTCGTCGCGAAGCTTCTCGGCAAAGGCGGCACCACCGGCGGCATTGTTCGCGCCACGCTCGCCGGCACGCTGCTCGACCTCTGCAACCACGGCATCCTGATGGTCGGGATGCAGCTCTACCGCAAAGGCGCATCGCTCGGACAAACGATCGCCTTCCTCGTCTCGAGTCCGTGGAACTCGCTCTCGCTCACCCTCATTCTGATCGGTCTGATCGGCCTGAAGTGGACGCTGGCCTTTGTCGCGCTCTCGATGGTGATCGGCATCATCGCGGGCTGGGTTGCCGACATTCTGGTCAAGCGCGGGGCCTTGCCGGAAAATCCGCACGAGATCGAAGTCGACGGCAGCTACCGGCTGCGCGACGGCCTCCAGGAGGCATGGGCGGGCATCCGCCCCGGCGACGGCAACCTGAAGCGGATCGTCCGGGACGGCCTCAGCGAGTCGAAGATGATCCTTCGCTGGATCTTCTTCGGGATCGCGATGGCCGGTGCCATCCGCGCCTTTGTTCCCGATGCCATCTTCTCAGAATACTTCGGCCCGACGATGATCGGCCTACTGCTGACGCTGGCCGCGACCACCGTCATCGAGGTCTGCTCCGAAGGATCGAGCCCGATCGCCGCCGACCTGCTGAACCGTGCCGGCGCCCCGGGCAATGCCTTCACCTTCCTCATGGCCGGAGCCGCGACCGACTACACGGAGATCATGGCGCTCAAGGAAACCACCAAGTCGTGGAAGGCCACCTTCGCCCTTCCGCTGCTAACCACGCCCCAAGTTCTGGCGATTTCCTGGCTGCTCAATCACTACGGCGCGTAA
- a CDS encoding right-handed parallel beta-helix repeat-containing protein, with product MRTIFVTAVLLIPSVRGEPVKSVDALVEAVAAGGRIEVAEGLFELKQPLRLGAGTQLVGAGRGKTVITAAAGWKADPKTLPDPETNHAKFDKSGYLLRLADKAEKVSVSSMTLTGPAMHGAIYGWANDAVEIRDLLIEDFMYAGIRTYKTSNARIHDCEFVDTGGRWERGAPGTKGGITGGGIFVIWISDSVIFNNRFRRTREGPEHNFYGIKGRQGKRLRIHHNTIEVNFSIEFPFENDEDIEIDHNVLSGTVSIPKHAGGPVPESGRTFRIHHNLFRDTYSIEFVRNGVEIDHNLFDFDVSKDHGNLISAFGKAPAAGPVRMHNNLIRNPGRGVIWMNEPYAGLEFVHNEVRCETTATPRTEGLFGFNSKSDFATYVIADNIIECRGTPRPLFRNDESAGSTVRNNRLTGITDEERYGNPQGDGSPGLEAPLAFDCGVDGETRVEGWKVKERE from the coding sequence ATGAGAACCATCTTCGTTACAGCGGTCCTTCTGATTCCGTCCGTCCGGGGAGAACCGGTGAAGTCGGTCGACGCACTCGTCGAAGCCGTGGCGGCCGGAGGGCGGATCGAGGTGGCCGAGGGGCTTTTTGAACTGAAGCAGCCGCTCCGACTTGGAGCCGGAACGCAGTTGGTGGGTGCCGGTAGGGGTAAAACCGTGATCACGGCGGCGGCTGGATGGAAGGCCGATCCGAAGACGCTTCCGGACCCGGAGACGAACCACGCCAAGTTCGACAAGTCCGGCTATCTCCTCCGTCTGGCGGACAAGGCGGAGAAGGTCTCGGTTTCATCGATGACCCTCACCGGTCCGGCAATGCACGGGGCGATCTACGGCTGGGCGAATGACGCAGTGGAAATCCGCGACCTTCTGATCGAGGATTTCATGTACGCCGGCATTCGTACTTACAAGACCTCCAACGCTCGGATCCACGACTGCGAGTTCGTCGACACCGGTGGGCGGTGGGAACGCGGGGCGCCCGGAACCAAAGGAGGGATCACCGGCGGCGGCATCTTCGTGATCTGGATCTCCGACAGCGTGATCTTCAACAACCGGTTCCGTCGGACGAGGGAAGGCCCGGAGCACAACTTTTACGGGATCAAGGGACGGCAGGGGAAGCGGCTGCGGATCCACCACAACACGATCGAAGTGAACTTCTCGATCGAGTTCCCGTTCGAGAACGACGAGGACATCGAGATCGATCACAACGTGCTGAGCGGCACCGTTTCGATCCCGAAGCATGCCGGCGGTCCGGTGCCGGAGAGCGGGCGGACCTTCCGCATACATCACAACTTGTTCCGCGACACCTACTCGATCGAGTTCGTCCGCAACGGCGTGGAGATCGATCACAACCTGTTCGACTTCGATGTCTCGAAGGACCACGGCAACCTGATCAGCGCCTTCGGCAAGGCGCCGGCGGCGGGGCCCGTCCGGATGCACAACAACCTGATCCGCAATCCGGGTCGCGGCGTGATCTGGATGAACGAGCCGTATGCCGGGCTCGAGTTCGTCCACAACGAGGTCCGCTGCGAGACGACCGCCACGCCGCGAACCGAAGGGCTGTTCGGTTTCAATTCGAAGAGCGACTTCGCGACCTATGTCATCGCCGACAACATCATCGAGTGCCGTGGCACGCCGCGTCCCCTGTTCCGGAACGACGAGAGCGCCGGTTCCACGGTGCGCAACAACCGGCTGACGGGGATCACGGATGAAGAGCGCTACGGGAATCCGCAGGGTGATGGTTCGCCGGGGCTTGAGGCACCGCTTGCCTTCGATTGTGGAGTCGATGGCGAGACCCGGGTGGAAGGCTGGAAGGTGAAGGAGCGGGAGTGA
- a CDS encoding heavy-metal-associated domain-containing protein, whose translation MKLLIALGMLAALPLHASPERVMTVKATVHGMVCSFCAQGIIAHFKKHPAVSDVHVDLDRKLVLLEEKKGASVTDKEIREYIARSGFDLKKIDRVKTAFDEAKKK comes from the coding sequence ATGAAACTGTTGATCGCACTCGGCATGCTCGCGGCACTGCCGCTGCACGCCTCGCCCGAACGGGTCATGACCGTCAAGGCCACCGTCCACGGGATGGTCTGCTCGTTCTGCGCCCAAGGCATCATCGCCCACTTCAAGAAGCACCCGGCCGTGTCCGACGTCCATGTCGACCTCGACCGCAAGCTGGTCCTCCTCGAGGAAAAGAAGGGAGCCTCGGTGACCGATAAGGAGATCCGCGAATACATCGCGCGATCCGGCTTCGATCTGAAGAAGATCGACCGCGTCAAGACCGCCTTCGACGAGGCGAAGAAGAAATGA
- a CDS encoding DUF1552 domain-containing protein gives MTNRRDFLKMSGLGAGAMTLFPSFNQLFAAPATAATGFPKRFIFIRKSSGIRPLEVALPTFSNQERDLDKNKQQLEVDLDKHELPNWLRGLDEHKENMTILQGLSAKMSENIHFSFSSVMGCFKSNRNTLSAIKRTTVDFELAKLFPSPFGHVELSFAQGRTGIVSGYSAPAPQRRNYCYADPETARNELFKSVLNPEAVNSDNDMLSFLQGKEGLKASGIAGHEKQRQEMQVESIEAIRQRNKMLIELSGTLADHLPELPSVHADGGPNASTPEKQAAMTDVLIAALKAGLTNVVTYTIDDLGTPITGLPGNETDRVGIHPLGHDEAFGGVPAWKTREQIRISHVNQIKTIVEKLKQVPEGNGTMFDNTMVMYFPENGETHHGIGLESPFVIMSGANCNLDMAGRYVRLPVLGVAGHKTLGNWYTTLLNAHGNPIKHYGDLDLEMARKKLDQLGPIRQFMS, from the coding sequence ATGACCAATAGACGAGACTTCCTCAAGATGTCGGGACTGGGAGCGGGCGCCATGACGCTCTTCCCGTCCTTCAATCAATTGTTCGCGGCTCCCGCCACCGCGGCCACCGGCTTTCCCAAGCGCTTCATCTTCATCCGCAAGTCGAGCGGCATCCGCCCGCTCGAAGTGGCGCTTCCGACCTTCTCGAACCAGGAGAGGGACCTCGACAAGAACAAGCAGCAGCTGGAGGTCGATCTCGACAAGCACGAGCTCCCGAACTGGCTGCGCGGCCTCGACGAGCACAAGGAGAACATGACCATTCTCCAGGGCCTCTCGGCGAAGATGAGCGAGAACATCCACTTCTCGTTCTCGTCGGTGATGGGTTGCTTCAAGTCGAACCGCAACACGCTCAGCGCCATCAAGCGCACGACGGTCGACTTCGAACTCGCCAAGCTGTTCCCCTCACCCTTCGGCCATGTCGAGCTGTCGTTCGCCCAAGGTCGCACCGGGATCGTGTCGGGCTACTCGGCGCCGGCACCGCAGCGGCGGAACTACTGCTACGCCGATCCGGAAACCGCGCGCAACGAGCTCTTCAAGTCGGTCCTTAATCCCGAAGCGGTGAACTCCGACAACGACATGCTGTCGTTCCTGCAGGGCAAGGAAGGTCTCAAGGCCAGCGGCATCGCCGGCCACGAAAAGCAGCGCCAGGAAATGCAGGTCGAATCGATCGAAGCGATCCGCCAGCGCAACAAGATGCTCATCGAGCTCTCCGGAACGCTCGCCGATCACCTGCCCGAACTTCCATCCGTCCACGCCGATGGCGGCCCGAACGCCAGCACGCCCGAGAAGCAGGCGGCGATGACCGACGTGCTGATCGCGGCGCTGAAGGCCGGCCTGACGAACGTCGTGACCTACACGATCGATGACCTCGGCACGCCGATCACCGGACTGCCCGGCAACGAAACCGACCGCGTCGGTATCCACCCGCTCGGCCACGACGAAGCCTTCGGCGGAGTGCCGGCATGGAAGACACGCGAGCAGATCCGGATCAGCCACGTCAACCAGATCAAGACGATCGTCGAGAAGCTCAAGCAGGTGCCCGAGGGCAACGGCACGATGTTCGACAACACCATGGTGATGTATTTCCCGGAGAACGGGGAGACCCACCACGGCATCGGTCTCGAGTCGCCCTTCGTCATCATGTCCGGCGCCAACTGCAACCTCGACATGGCCGGCCGCTATGTCCGCCTCCCGGTCCTCGGAGTCGCCGGTCACAAGACCTTGGGCAACTGGTACACCACCCTGCTCAATGCTCATGGCAACCCGATCAAGCACTACGGCGACCTCGACCTCGAGATGGCCCGCAAGAAGCTCGATCAGCTCGGCCCCATCCGGCAGTTCATGAGCTGA
- a CDS encoding MFS transporter produces the protein MADPPSHVRPFWPTARRVNESPPRFSGGRMIAAAFVIGFCSGPGQSFTFSVFQPFLLESFGISRGTFAGIYAAGSLLSAMVASLAGRAADRYGVRRTLALSAVVMAAACGGMALSAGLVSLSVSLAVLRALGQGTLVLLGSLLVMQWYARKRGRAMSLAGLGVSLSGAVLPPACFAAIGAFGWQATYAWIGGILLVALLAVAALLVRNTPEEVGQHPDGDGEPQPVPKRKPDRRVFRSARFWILAIALAAAPFAVTALVFHQASLFADRGISGEAAAGMLSVLAVSAALTTLATGQLVDRFGVRKILRALLVIEMLCLGLAQVLQDGVMLWIYILLLGTVAGSSAVMGGVTWARFYGREGLGAVQGSAGTVMLTAAAIAPLPMGLLRDLTGSHTAGLAICLLLPLAGLLLLMRDVEKMEE, from the coding sequence ATGGCTGATCCGCCCTCGCATGTCCGGCCGTTCTGGCCTACGGCGCGTCGCGTGAACGAGAGCCCTCCCCGCTTCTCCGGCGGCCGCATGATCGCGGCGGCCTTCGTGATCGGGTTCTGCTCGGGTCCGGGACAGTCGTTCACCTTCTCGGTCTTCCAACCGTTCCTGCTGGAAAGCTTCGGGATCTCGCGCGGAACCTTCGCCGGGATCTACGCCGCGGGCAGCCTGCTCAGCGCGATGGTCGCCTCGCTCGCGGGGCGCGCGGCTGACCGCTACGGTGTGCGTCGTACTTTGGCGCTGTCGGCGGTGGTCATGGCCGCGGCCTGCGGCGGAATGGCGCTGAGTGCTGGGCTGGTTTCCCTTTCGGTATCGCTCGCGGTCCTGCGGGCCCTCGGCCAAGGCACTCTCGTGCTGCTCGGCAGCTTGCTGGTGATGCAATGGTACGCCCGCAAGCGGGGCCGCGCGATGTCGTTGGCGGGACTCGGCGTGTCGCTGTCCGGCGCGGTGCTGCCGCCGGCATGCTTCGCGGCGATCGGCGCCTTCGGTTGGCAGGCGACCTACGCCTGGATCGGCGGGATCCTGCTCGTCGCGCTGCTTGCAGTGGCCGCCTTGCTGGTCCGCAACACCCCGGAGGAAGTCGGCCAGCACCCGGATGGCGATGGCGAACCGCAGCCGGTGCCGAAGCGCAAGCCCGACCGCCGCGTGTTCCGCTCCGCACGCTTCTGGATCCTCGCGATCGCTCTCGCCGCCGCGCCCTTCGCGGTCACCGCCCTCGTTTTCCACCAGGCCTCGCTGTTCGCCGACCGCGGGATCTCCGGCGAAGCCGCCGCCGGAATGCTGTCGGTGCTCGCCGTTTCCGCCGCTCTCACAACCCTGGCGACCGGACAACTGGTCGACCGCTTCGGTGTGAGGAAGATCCTGCGCGCCTTGCTGGTGATCGAAATGCTCTGCCTCGGCCTCGCGCAGGTGCTTCAGGACGGAGTGATGCTGTGGATCTACATCCTGCTTCTCGGCACGGTCGCCGGAAGTTCCGCCGTGATGGGCGGCGTTACATGGGCACGCTTCTACGGACGCGAAGGGCTCGGCGCGGTGCAAGGATCGGCCGGCACCGTGATGCTGACCGCCGCCGCCATCGCGCCGCTACCGATGGGACTCCTCCGCGACCTCACCGGCAGCCACACCGCCGGCCTCGCGATCTGCCTCCTGCTTCCCCTTGCCGGCCTCCTGCTGCTGATGCGGGATGTGGAGAAGATGGAGGAGTGA